A section of the Camelus dromedarius isolate mCamDro1 chromosome 14, mCamDro1.pat, whole genome shotgun sequence genome encodes:
- the C14H1orf216 gene encoding UPF0500 protein C1orf216 homolog has protein sequence MFAIQPGVAEAGQFPGGPPPGACQPQLQADSNSNFMASAKDANENWHGMPGQAEPILRRSSSESSSDNQAFQASGLPEGEVRSPPEGAEIPGAGPEKMGGAGTVCSPMEDNSYASSSLSTNSPSSSPEPACGTPLGPGPPDPPLPSVAQAVQQLQAQERYKEQEKEKHHVHLVMYRRLALLQWIRGLQHQLVNQQARLQESFDTILDNRKELIRCLQQRAAPSRPQDQG, from the coding sequence ATGTTCGCCATCCAGCCAGGGGTAGCGGAGGCAGGGCAGTTCCCGGGGGGTCCGCCTCCGGGAGCATGCCAGCCCCAGCTTCAAGCAGACAGCAACTCCAACTTCATGGCTAGTGCCAAGGATGCCAATGAGAACTGGCATGGGATGCCAGGCCAAGCGGAGCCCATACTCAGGAGGAGTTCCTCTGAGTCGTCCTCTGACAACCAGGCCTTCCAGGCCTCTGGACTCCCTGAGGGAGAGGTCCGTAGCCCCCCAGAGGGTGCAGAGATCCCTGGAGCTGGGCCTGAGAAGATGGGTGGTGCCGGCACAGTCTGCTCCCCTATGGAGGACAACAGCTATGCCAGCAGCTCCCTGAGCACTAACAGCCCTAGCAGCAGCCCTGAGCCTGCCTGTGGGACCCCTCTGGGCCCTGGTCCTCCAGATCCCCCTCTGCCCTCGGTGGCCCAGGCTGTGCAGCAGCTGCAGGCTCAAGAGCGCTacaaagagcaagagaaagagaagcacCACGTGCACTTGGTGATGTACCGTCGCCTGGCCCTGCTCCAGTGGATCCGGGGCCTGCAGCACCAGTTGGTCAACCAGCAGGCCCGTCTGCAGGAGAGTTTCGACACCATTCTAGATAACCGGAAGGAGCTTATCCGCTGTCTCCAACAGAGGGCAGCACCATCCAGGCCCCAGGACCAGGGCTAA